In a genomic window of Cytobacillus sp. FSL H8-0458:
- a CDS encoding mechanosensitive ion channel family protein yields MEYLNLSQLNWEALLIDAGLILLKLAAIYFAFLIVKSAGNKIIQKSFEGIAKKERISPGRSKTLLSLAENIFSYVLVFIFAVTILQIFGIKATAILAGAGVIGLAVGFGAQGLVSDVVTGFFILLERQIDVGDYVTTGSYSGIVEQIGLKTTQIRGFDGTLHYLPNREITSLSNHSRGNMRALVDIGISYDDKIDEAITVLQEACDRIAQENQAIVEGPNVIGIQTLGSSDVVLRIIAKTENMEQWSVERQLRKALKEALEASGIEIPFPHQVLIQKQAGTDSSAG; encoded by the coding sequence ATGGAATATCTAAATTTATCGCAACTAAATTGGGAAGCCCTGCTGATTGATGCTGGACTTATTCTATTAAAACTTGCAGCTATCTATTTTGCATTTTTAATCGTTAAATCAGCGGGGAATAAAATCATCCAAAAAAGCTTTGAGGGAATTGCAAAAAAGGAAAGAATATCTCCCGGAAGATCAAAAACACTGCTAAGTCTTGCTGAAAACATATTCTCATATGTTCTTGTTTTTATTTTCGCTGTTACGATTCTGCAAATTTTTGGGATAAAGGCAACTGCCATTCTTGCCGGCGCCGGGGTAATCGGTTTAGCAGTCGGCTTTGGAGCACAGGGACTTGTCAGCGATGTAGTAACAGGATTTTTCATCTTGCTGGAAAGGCAAATTGATGTAGGCGATTATGTAACAACTGGAAGCTACTCAGGAATTGTGGAGCAAATTGGACTAAAAACCACTCAAATCCGAGGGTTTGACGGAACTTTGCATTATCTGCCCAACCGGGAGATTACCAGTCTGAGCAACCATTCCCGCGGCAACATGCGCGCACTGGTTGATATAGGAATCTCATATGATGACAAAATTGATGAAGCTATCACAGTCCTTCAGGAAGCATGCGACAGGATCGCTCAGGAAAACCAGGCGATTGTTGAAGGACCTAATGTCATTGGCATACAAACATTAGGCTCATCTGATGTTGTATTAAGAATTATTGCCAAGACAGAAAACATGGAACAGTGGTCTGTTGAACGGCAGCTTAGAAAAGCACTGAAGGAAGCTTTGGAAGCCAGTGGGATTGAAATTCCATTCCCCCATCAGGTGCTTATTCAAAAACAGGCTGGAACAGATAGTTCTGCCGGATAA
- a CDS encoding N-acetyldiaminopimelate deacetylase produces MVTINPFVALRRELHKIPELGFREFKTQQFLLDYLYTLPQDNMEIKTWKTGIFVKISGRNPSRMIGYRADIDGLPIVEETGLPFKSEHSEQMHACGHDFHMSIALGLITKFIEERINDDLLFIFQPAEEGPGGAEPMLKSAIMKDWKPDMILALHIAPEYPVGTIALKEGLLFANTSELFIDLKGKGGHAAYPHNTNDMVVAACTLVSQLQSIISRNVDPLDSAVVTIGKITGGTVQNIIAEKARLEGTIRTLSPESMKKVKSRIQALVKGIEVGYECKASIDYGSMYHQVYNEETLTREFMDFACTNTDINMVECREAMTGEDFGYMLEEIPGFMFWLGVDSEYGLHHARLNPNENAIETAIELIAAYLKYKG; encoded by the coding sequence TTGGTCACAATCAATCCATTCGTTGCATTACGGCGGGAGCTGCATAAAATACCGGAGTTAGGGTTCCGTGAATTTAAAACACAGCAATTTCTATTAGATTACCTGTATACTCTACCTCAGGACAATATGGAAATTAAAACTTGGAAAACGGGTATTTTTGTGAAAATCTCCGGCAGGAATCCCTCCAGGATGATTGGGTATCGTGCTGATATAGACGGCCTTCCCATTGTAGAGGAGACAGGCCTGCCGTTCAAATCCGAGCATAGTGAACAAATGCATGCCTGCGGACATGATTTTCATATGTCTATTGCACTTGGCCTAATAACAAAATTCATAGAAGAACGCATTAACGATGATTTACTGTTTATATTTCAGCCAGCTGAAGAAGGGCCTGGCGGAGCAGAACCGATGCTTAAATCTGCAATAATGAAGGATTGGAAGCCGGATATGATATTGGCCCTGCATATTGCTCCGGAATATCCTGTCGGAACCATCGCATTGAAAGAAGGCTTGCTCTTTGCAAATACGTCGGAACTTTTCATTGATTTAAAAGGAAAAGGGGGACATGCCGCATATCCGCATAATACCAATGATATGGTCGTGGCAGCATGTACCCTGGTCAGCCAGCTTCAGTCCATCATTTCAAGGAATGTTGATCCCTTGGACAGCGCAGTAGTTACAATCGGAAAAATAACAGGCGGAACCGTTCAAAACATCATAGCTGAAAAAGCAAGGCTTGAAGGTACCATTCGCACACTATCCCCAGAATCAATGAAGAAAGTAAAAAGCAGAATTCAGGCACTTGTCAAAGGAATTGAAGTTGGGTATGAATGTAAAGCTTCAATCGACTACGGAAGCATGTATCATCAGGTTTACAATGAGGAAACCTTAACAAGGGAATTCATGGACTTTGCCTGCACCAATACAGACATTAATATGGTTGAATGCCGTGAAGCTATGACAGGTGAGGACTTCGGCTACATGCTTGAAGAAATTCCGGGCTTCATGTTCTGGCTTGGAGTCGATTCAGAATATGGACTTCATCATGCCAGACTGAATCCAAATGAAAATGCAATCGAAACTGCAATTGAATTGATTGCAGCATATTTAAAGTATAAAGGCTGA
- the dapD gene encoding 2,3,4,5-tetrahydropyridine-2,6-dicarboxylate N-acetyltransferase codes for MKMMDANEIISFIQNSTKSTPVKVYIKGDLEGIDFGASAKTFVNGSTGVVFGEWSEISQAIEANQSKIEDYVIENDRRNSAIPLLDMKNIKARIEPGAIIRDQVEIGDNAVIMMGASINIGAVIGEGTMIDMNVVLGGRATVGKNCHIGAGTVLAGVIEPPSAKPVVVEDDVVIGANAVVLEGVTVGKGAVVAAGAIVIDDVPPYTVVAGTPARVIKEIDEKTKSKTEIKQELRQL; via the coding sequence ATGAAAATGATGGATGCCAATGAGATTATTTCTTTTATCCAGAACAGCACAAAATCCACACCTGTAAAGGTTTATATTAAAGGTGATTTAGAAGGAATCGACTTCGGAGCCTCAGCAAAGACCTTTGTAAATGGCAGCACCGGGGTTGTGTTTGGTGAATGGTCTGAAATTAGCCAGGCGATTGAAGCAAATCAGTCAAAAATTGAAGATTATGTAATTGAGAATGACCGCAGAAACTCAGCGATTCCATTGCTTGATATGAAAAATATTAAAGCGCGCATTGAGCCGGGTGCCATCATCCGTGACCAGGTAGAAATCGGTGATAACGCTGTAATCATGATGGGTGCTTCCATAAATATCGGAGCCGTAATCGGAGAAGGCACAATGATTGATATGAATGTTGTACTTGGCGGAAGAGCTACAGTCGGCAAGAATTGCCATATCGGAGCAGGAACTGTATTGGCTGGAGTTATTGAGCCTCCTTCAGCAAAACCTGTTGTTGTAGAAGATGATGTAGTAATCGGAGCAAATGCAGTGGTTCTCGAAGGTGTAACTGTCGGCAAGGGAGCCGTAGTTGCGGCAGGTGCGATTGTCATTGATGATGTGCCTCCATATACTGTGGTGGCAGGCACACCAGCTCGTGTAATTAAAGAGATTGATGAAAAGACTAAGTCTAAGACAGAAATTAAGCAGGAACTTCGCCAATTATAA
- a CDS encoding LysR family transcriptional regulator, translating to MSSLTEFHLLSVLAQEMNMRKAAERLFVSQPALSQRLVNIEKEWGNKLFLRSQKGLSLTPAGEIVIQFVNEVLAREEKVRESITALNSQVHGTLKIAVASIVGQNWLPQVLKKFVSRYPQAKISLITGWSSEILKSLYEDQVHIGIIRGTPDWKGIKIPLFKDSLYLVDTEITRPEQILETDRPFIQFKSDSNYYQEIQDWWLRQFKTSPKRTIVVDQIETCKQMTFNGIGYAILPAITLNGAEKNIFKIPLLDENNLPIKRDTWLLGYESAFQLKQVQAFVELIKEHIEEERQ from the coding sequence ATGTCTTCACTTACAGAATTTCATCTTTTATCGGTGCTGGCACAGGAAATGAATATGAGGAAAGCGGCTGAGCGTTTATTTGTATCGCAGCCGGCTCTTTCACAGCGCCTTGTGAATATTGAAAAAGAATGGGGAAACAAGCTGTTCCTCCGCTCCCAAAAGGGATTGTCTCTGACGCCGGCTGGAGAAATTGTTATTCAATTTGTAAATGAAGTTCTGGCAAGAGAAGAAAAAGTTAGGGAGTCAATTACTGCCCTTAATTCTCAGGTTCATGGAACGTTAAAAATTGCAGTTGCTTCAATTGTAGGACAGAATTGGCTGCCTCAGGTTCTTAAAAAGTTTGTCAGCCGCTACCCCCAGGCAAAAATTTCTCTGATTACCGGCTGGAGCAGTGAAATATTAAAATCTCTTTATGAGGATCAGGTTCATATTGGAATTATCAGAGGGACTCCGGATTGGAAGGGGATTAAAATTCCTTTATTTAAGGACAGTCTTTATCTGGTTGATACAGAGATTACAAGGCCGGAGCAGATACTTGAAACAGACCGGCCATTTATTCAGTTTAAGAGTGATTCAAACTATTACCAGGAAATTCAGGACTGGTGGCTGCGGCAGTTCAAAACTTCGCCAAAAAGGACAATAGTAGTTGACCAAATTGAAACATGCAAGCAAATGACTTTCAATGGAATAGGGTACGCCATTCTCCCGGCCATTACGCTGAATGGTGCAGAGAAAAATATTTTTAAAATCCCGCTGCTTGATGAGAATAATTTGCCGATTAAGCGTGATACGTGGCTTCTAGGCTACGAATCTGCCTTTCAGCTCAAGCAGGTGCAGGCATTTGTTGAGTTAATAAAGGAGCATATTGAAGAAGAAAGACAATAA
- a CDS encoding MDR family MFS transporter: MPEGKRKVTKKPFVLASVMLAMFMGAIEATIVSTAMPAIVGDLGGFALYSWVFSAYLLMNAVTVLIYGKLSDLFGRKPVLTFGIIIFLIGSILCGFAESMTALIIFRLIQGFGAGAVMPIATTIVGDIYTKEERAQVQGYLSSVWGISAIMGPAIGGLLVEFVSWRYVFWVNIPLGIMAIAGLWLFLHENVERKKHQIDYAGAVLLTVSISSLMFVLVEGGTNWAWNSIEAISLLAVSVIAFILFILQEQNAAEPMMPFNIWKEKPILIANLASLTTGVMLIGISSFLPAFVQGVMERSPIVAGFTLTTMSIGWPIASAAAGKLLLKIGFRSTSVIGGVFLIAGSIMFVTLTPEAGPVWAATGSFLVGAGMGLTTTAFIVSIQSTVEWNQRGIATAANMFMRNLGNTIGAALLGGILNSQIKSYIQKNGEGIDASLSLESANVLLNEDARNSMDVVMKEILQNGLTVSLHSVYYAVLLFAVISFLLVIALPKHEKEVAD, translated from the coding sequence ATGCCTGAAGGAAAGAGGAAGGTTACGAAAAAGCCTTTTGTGCTGGCTTCAGTAATGCTTGCCATGTTTATGGGAGCTATTGAGGCAACCATTGTATCTACTGCAATGCCTGCAATAGTTGGAGATTTGGGCGGATTTGCTTTATATAGCTGGGTGTTTTCAGCTTACCTGCTAATGAATGCTGTGACTGTTTTAATTTACGGCAAGCTTTCGGACTTATTTGGGCGGAAGCCCGTTTTGACGTTCGGGATTATCATCTTTTTAATTGGTTCCATTTTATGCGGTTTTGCTGAATCGATGACAGCACTGATCATTTTCAGGTTAATACAGGGTTTTGGTGCCGGAGCCGTAATGCCAATAGCAACAACTATCGTCGGAGATATTTATACAAAAGAGGAAAGGGCACAGGTGCAGGGGTATTTATCAAGCGTTTGGGGAATTTCAGCTATCATGGGCCCGGCAATAGGCGGGCTTCTGGTTGAATTTGTCAGCTGGCGATATGTTTTTTGGGTTAACATTCCTCTTGGCATCATGGCTATTGCAGGCTTGTGGCTTTTCCTCCATGAAAATGTGGAAAGGAAAAAGCATCAGATCGATTATGCAGGAGCTGTACTATTAACTGTTTCCATTTCATCCCTCATGTTTGTGCTTGTGGAGGGAGGAACCAATTGGGCATGGAATTCCATTGAAGCAATCAGCCTTTTAGCGGTCAGTGTAATTGCTTTTATTTTATTTATCCTGCAGGAACAAAATGCTGCAGAACCAATGATGCCTTTTAATATATGGAAGGAGAAGCCGATATTAATTGCCAATTTGGCTTCCTTAACAACCGGTGTCATGCTTATAGGGATTTCCAGTTTCCTTCCGGCATTTGTACAGGGTGTCATGGAAAGATCACCGATAGTAGCCGGCTTTACACTTACTACGATGTCCATTGGATGGCCGATAGCTTCTGCAGCGGCAGGCAAGCTGCTTTTAAAAATTGGTTTTAGAAGTACATCTGTCATAGGCGGAGTGTTTTTAATTGCGGGGAGTATTATGTTTGTTACACTCACTCCTGAAGCGGGACCCGTGTGGGCAGCAACGGGGAGCTTTTTGGTCGGGGCAGGCATGGGCTTGACCACTACAGCTTTTATTGTATCCATTCAGAGTACAGTGGAATGGAATCAAAGGGGAATTGCGACTGCTGCTAATATGTTTATGAGAAATCTGGGCAACACCATAGGAGCAGCCTTGCTGGGCGGAATTCTGAACAGCCAGATCAAATCATATATACAGAAGAATGGTGAAGGCATAGACGCCAGCTTATCGCTGGAGTCAGCAAATGTACTATTAAATGAAGATGCAAGAAACAGCATGGATGTGGTAATGAAGGAAATTCTGCAAAATGGCCTTACCGTTTCGCTTCATTCGGTGTATTATGCCGTGCTGTTATTTGCAGTGATAAGCTTCTTATTGGTCATTGCTCTGCCAAAGCATGAAAAGGAAGTCGCCGATTAG
- the cbpB gene encoding cyclic-di-AMP-binding protein CbpB, with the protein MISLHSEEFLEFNISDFMIPSERVAHVQVGNNLEHALLVLTKSGYTAIPVLDPQYKLQGLISTPIIMDSILGLERIEFEQLEKKRVEEAMNRNIPRLDAESSIQETIALLVDHPFICVENKEGYFEGILTRRTVLDQLNKHIRRLNKR; encoded by the coding sequence ATGATCAGTCTTCATAGCGAGGAATTTTTAGAATTTAACATTAGTGATTTCATGATTCCTTCTGAACGGGTAGCACATGTTCAGGTTGGCAATAACCTTGAGCATGCCCTCTTAGTACTAACTAAAAGCGGTTATACAGCAATACCTGTACTGGACCCGCAATATAAACTGCAGGGCTTAATCAGCACACCTATTATCATGGATTCCATTCTCGGTCTAGAGCGGATTGAATTTGAGCAGCTGGAGAAAAAAAGGGTTGAAGAGGCTATGAACAGAAATATCCCCCGGCTTGATGCTGAATCTTCTATACAGGAAACGATCGCTCTATTAGTTGACCATCCATTCATATGTGTGGAAAACAAGGAAGGCTACTTTGAGGGAATACTGACTCGCAGAACAGTATTGGATCAGCTAAATAAACATATAAGACGATTAAATAAACGATAA